Proteins encoded together in one Rhizobium sp. 11515TR window:
- a CDS encoding SDR family NAD(P)-dependent oxidoreductase → MTDRLKGKIAIISGGATGMGGAASRLFAAEGAKVAIIDRNGDAAAETVREIRDAGGIADHWVADVSDEAAVNAAVKDIEGRFGAVTVLFNHAGTIVIKPFLETTLEEWEWLHGVNVRSMFLMTKAVLPGMIAAGGGSIVCTSSISAVAATPMEVLYDTTKGAVHMFARAIAVEFRDRNIRCNAVCPGFIRTPHGLREVAELQALGVDVSDAAIAAQQGRIGEPEDVARAALYLASDESNFVNGIHLFVDNGFTAI, encoded by the coding sequence ATGACAGACAGGCTCAAGGGCAAGATCGCCATCATTTCGGGCGGCGCCACCGGCATGGGCGGTGCGGCCTCGCGCCTGTTCGCGGCCGAAGGCGCGAAGGTCGCGATCATCGATAGAAATGGCGATGCGGCGGCTGAGACCGTGCGCGAAATCCGCGATGCCGGCGGCATCGCCGATCATTGGGTTGCCGATGTTTCGGATGAAGCGGCCGTCAATGCCGCGGTCAAGGACATCGAGGGCCGCTTTGGCGCCGTGACCGTACTGTTCAACCATGCCGGCACCATCGTCATCAAGCCGTTCCTCGAAACGACGCTCGAGGAATGGGAGTGGCTGCACGGCGTCAACGTCCGCTCGATGTTCCTCATGACCAAGGCGGTGCTGCCGGGCATGATCGCCGCCGGCGGCGGCTCCATCGTCTGCACCTCGTCGATCTCCGCCGTCGCGGCGACCCCGATGGAGGTGCTCTATGACACGACGAAGGGAGCGGTGCATATGTTCGCCCGCGCCATCGCCGTCGAGTTCCGCGATCGCAATATCCGCTGCAACGCCGTCTGTCCCGGTTTCATCCGCACGCCGCACGGGCTGCGCGAGGTCGCGGAGCTGCAGGCTCTCGGCGTCGATGTCTCGGATGCGGCGATCGCGGCCCAGCAAGGGCGCATCGGCGAGCCCGAGGATGTGGCACGCGCCGCTCTCTATCTGGCCTCCGACGAGTCCAACTTCGTCAACGGCATCCACCTCTTCGTCGACAATGGCTTTACCGCCATCTGA
- a CDS encoding ABC transporter substrate-binding protein, translating to MTILKSVLTISALCAALAFAATAASAASTSYPLTIDNCGTKVTFQKAPERAIGLGQNSAEILLLLGLENKMVGTAFWPNKVLPQLAEANSKVKLLTVEFPTFESILSENPDFVTAALPTLMGPSSKVAKREDFEKLNIPTYVSPSICPAQGASQDKYGNAARSQVWNMSALYQEIDELSQIFDVRDKGQALIADFKKREEALRANAPKDGKKLSYVFWFSSPSPSADAYVGGKNSPSGYIADLLGGRNAITTEAEWPTLGWESIIAANPDVIVVASLDRNRWELDKPEAKIKFLTTDPAVSQLAAVKNKAIVVMDGQAMNPTIRTIYSAEQVAQQLKALGLLK from the coding sequence GTGACCATATTGAAATCAGTTTTGACCATTTCAGCTCTTTGCGCCGCGCTCGCCTTTGCCGCAACGGCAGCTTCTGCCGCCTCCACCAGCTATCCTCTGACCATCGACAATTGCGGCACCAAGGTCACGTTCCAGAAGGCTCCCGAGCGCGCGATCGGGCTTGGACAGAACAGCGCCGAAATTCTTCTTTTGCTCGGCCTCGAAAACAAAATGGTCGGCACCGCCTTCTGGCCCAACAAGGTTTTGCCGCAGCTTGCGGAAGCCAATTCCAAGGTCAAGCTGCTAACGGTCGAGTTCCCGACCTTTGAATCGATCCTCTCGGAAAATCCTGACTTCGTCACCGCCGCGTTGCCGACCCTGATGGGACCGAGCAGCAAGGTGGCAAAGCGCGAGGACTTCGAAAAGCTCAATATTCCCACCTATGTTTCCCCCAGCATCTGCCCGGCCCAGGGTGCCTCTCAGGACAAATATGGCAATGCCGCCCGTAGCCAGGTCTGGAACATGAGCGCGCTCTATCAGGAAATCGACGAGCTCTCGCAGATTTTCGATGTCCGCGACAAGGGCCAGGCGCTGATCGCGGATTTCAAAAAGCGGGAAGAGGCGCTGCGCGCGAATGCGCCGAAGGATGGCAAGAAGCTCTCCTATGTCTTCTGGTTCTCCAGCCCGTCGCCATCCGCGGATGCCTATGTCGGCGGCAAAAACAGCCCTTCGGGTTATATCGCCGACCTTCTCGGCGGCCGCAATGCCATTACCACCGAAGCGGAGTGGCCGACACTTGGCTGGGAGAGCATCATAGCCGCCAACCCCGATGTCATCGTCGTTGCCAGCCTTGATCGCAATCGCTGGGAGCTCGACAAGCCGGAAGCCAAGATCAAGTTCCTCACCACAGATCCTGCCGTCAGCCAGCTAGCCGCGGTCAAGAACAAGGCAATCGTCGTCATGGACGGCCAGGCCATGAACCCGACCATCCGGACGATCTATAGCGCAGAGCAGGTCGCCCAGCAGCTGAAGGCACTTGGTCTTCTGAAGTGA
- a CDS encoding efflux RND transporter permease subunit: MNITDIFIKRPVLALVVSALIIVIGYQSFRSLTVRQYPQTQNAVVTVTTTYPGAAPDVIAGFITTPLENAIAQANGIDYMTSTSTSGTSTITVNLRLNYSADAAMTEINAKVSSVLNQLPTGTQQPIMTVSIGQSIDAMYIGFRSDVLASNQITDYLTRVVQPKLQAVNGVQTAEILGARTFALRAWLQPDKLAAYGLSAGDVWTALGANNYISGIGTTRGQMTQTVLTAQTDLHSADEFKEMVVKQIGSTIVRLKDVATVALGSQNPDVQIGFDGQDGVFMGIQIAPTANLLDVIAGVRAVFPGIQQQLPQGLEGYIVYDSSTFVTTSIDEVVKSLVEALVIVIFVVFAFLGSPRSVAIPVVAIPLSLVGTFAMMLIFGFSINLLTLLALVLAIGLVVDDAIIVVENVNRHIEEGSTPMRAALDAAHELVGPILAMTVVLIAVYVPIGFQGGLTGALFTEFAFTLVGAVTVSMIIALTLTPMMCSRILKPHLTDRSGWEERISDFIDRRFSEIHRPYVRMLHGSLNTVPVALVFAVIVLGSIYFLYTSAKTELAPNEDQGFLAAQVTNPPNATLQQKLLNSNQVTKIFRSFPETDKTLQVEVPGTSFEGMVLKPWDQRTRTADQLQPLVQADLAKIAGGQSVVFQIPPLPGASGLPVQFAIGSTSGFEQLNEVSTAFLQEAQKSGEFIFLTKDLYVDNPQYSIQIDRSKASALGLSMNNVGSALASMLGGGYVNYFSIDNRSYQVIPQVEQRSRQTIDQIMNYPIANVNGNKIPLSAIATAKLQATPRSVAHFQQLNSATISGVPAPGVAVGDALNTLKSIAARTLPQGYSVDYGGQSRQYVQESSGMATTFALALIIVFLALSAQFNSFRDPFIILVSVPMSIAGALAFISLGVGGASMNIYTQVGLVTLMGLISKHGILIVEVANTLQAEGKTKREAIEGACGIRLRPILMTTGAMVLGVVPLILATGAGAVARFNMGLVIAAGLAIGTLFTLFVVPAVYMLLAADHHKKDAPETEAEPAPTH, encoded by the coding sequence ATGAATATCACAGATATCTTCATCAAGCGCCCCGTTCTTGCACTGGTGGTCAGCGCGTTGATTATCGTGATCGGCTACCAGTCGTTCCGTTCGCTCACCGTGCGGCAATATCCGCAGACCCAGAATGCCGTCGTCACGGTAACGACCACCTATCCCGGTGCGGCGCCGGACGTCATCGCCGGCTTCATCACGACACCGCTTGAAAACGCCATCGCGCAGGCCAACGGCATTGATTACATGACCTCGACGAGTACCAGCGGTACGTCGACGATCACCGTCAACCTGCGGCTCAACTATAGTGCCGATGCGGCGATGACCGAAATCAACGCCAAGGTATCCTCCGTTCTCAATCAGCTGCCCACGGGCACGCAGCAGCCGATCATGACGGTTTCCATCGGCCAGTCGATCGACGCCATGTATATCGGCTTTCGCAGCGACGTTCTGGCCAGCAACCAGATCACCGATTATCTGACGCGCGTCGTTCAGCCGAAATTGCAGGCGGTCAACGGCGTTCAGACGGCCGAAATCCTCGGCGCGCGAACGTTCGCCTTGAGAGCCTGGCTGCAGCCGGACAAGCTTGCCGCCTACGGCCTGTCGGCCGGCGATGTCTGGACCGCGCTTGGCGCCAACAACTATATCTCCGGCATCGGCACCACGCGCGGCCAGATGACTCAGACGGTGCTGACGGCGCAGACCGACCTGCATTCTGCGGATGAATTCAAGGAAATGGTGGTCAAGCAGATTGGTAGCACGATCGTGCGGCTGAAGGATGTCGCGACCGTTGCCCTCGGGTCCCAGAATCCCGACGTCCAGATCGGCTTCGATGGGCAGGACGGCGTATTCATGGGCATCCAGATCGCCCCGACAGCCAACCTGCTCGACGTGATCGCCGGCGTACGTGCGGTGTTTCCGGGTATTCAGCAGCAATTGCCGCAGGGGCTCGAAGGTTACATCGTTTACGATTCCAGCACCTTCGTTACCACTTCCATCGATGAGGTCGTAAAGAGCCTGGTCGAGGCTCTCGTGATCGTCATTTTCGTGGTCTTCGCCTTTCTCGGTTCGCCACGATCGGTCGCCATTCCCGTCGTCGCCATACCTCTGTCGCTGGTCGGCACTTTCGCGATGATGCTGATCTTCGGCTTCTCGATCAATCTTTTGACGCTGCTTGCCCTGGTTCTGGCGATCGGCCTCGTCGTCGACGATGCCATCATCGTGGTCGAGAACGTCAACCGTCACATCGAAGAGGGATCGACACCCATGCGGGCGGCGCTGGACGCGGCGCATGAACTCGTCGGGCCGATCCTGGCCATGACGGTCGTGCTGATCGCCGTCTATGTGCCGATCGGTTTCCAGGGCGGCCTGACGGGCGCGTTGTTCACGGAATTCGCCTTCACCTTGGTCGGTGCCGTTACCGTGTCCATGATCATTGCGCTGACGCTGACGCCAATGATGTGCTCGCGCATCCTGAAGCCGCACCTGACCGATCGCAGCGGCTGGGAAGAGCGTATCTCAGACTTCATCGACCGCCGCTTTTCGGAAATCCATCGACCCTATGTGCGCATGCTGCACGGCAGCCTGAATACTGTGCCGGTGGCACTGGTCTTTGCCGTGATCGTGCTTGGCAGCATCTATTTCCTCTATACCAGCGCCAAGACCGAGCTGGCTCCCAACGAAGACCAGGGCTTCCTGGCCGCGCAGGTGACGAACCCTCCCAACGCAACGCTTCAGCAAAAGCTGCTCAATTCCAACCAGGTCACCAAGATCTTCCGCAGCTTCCCCGAAACCGACAAGACCCTGCAGGTCGAAGTGCCGGGCACATCCTTTGAGGGCATGGTGCTGAAGCCCTGGGACCAGCGCACGAGAACGGCCGATCAGCTGCAGCCACTGGTGCAGGCCGATCTGGCAAAGATCGCTGGCGGACAGTCCGTCGTCTTCCAGATACCGCCGCTGCCCGGCGCCAGCGGTCTGCCCGTGCAGTTCGCCATCGGCAGCACCAGCGGCTTCGAGCAACTCAACGAGGTATCCACTGCCTTCCTGCAGGAGGCGCAGAAGTCGGGCGAGTTCATCTTCCTGACGAAGGATCTTTACGTCGATAACCCGCAATATTCGATCCAGATCGACCGCAGCAAGGCCTCGGCCCTCGGCCTGTCCATGAACAATGTCGGTTCGGCGCTCGCCTCCATGCTGGGCGGCGGCTATGTCAACTATTTCAGTATCGACAACCGCTCGTATCAGGTCATCCCGCAGGTCGAGCAACGGTCGCGCCAGACCATCGATCAGATCATGAACTATCCGATCGCGAACGTGAACGGTAACAAGATCCCGCTTTCGGCGATCGCGACGGCTAAACTCCAGGCGACACCGCGTTCGGTCGCGCACTTCCAGCAATTGAATTCGGCCACCATCTCCGGCGTGCCGGCGCCGGGCGTCGCCGTCGGCGATGCGCTCAATACGCTGAAGTCGATTGCGGCACGGACGTTGCCGCAGGGCTACTCGGTCGACTATGGCGGGCAGTCGCGTCAATACGTGCAGGAATCGAGCGGCATGGCGACCACATTCGCGCTCGCCCTGATCATCGTGTTCCTGGCGCTTTCGGCGCAGTTCAACAGTTTCCGAGATCCCTTCATCATCCTTGTGTCGGTGCCGATGTCGATCGCAGGCGCGCTTGCCTTCATCAGCCTCGGCGTCGGCGGCGCGTCGATGAATATCTATACGCAAGTGGGGTTGGTGACGCTGATGGGGCTGATCAGCAAGCACGGCATTCTGATCGTCGAGGTGGCAAACACGCTGCAGGCCGAGGGAAAGACCAAGCGCGAGGCGATCGAAGGTGCCTGCGGCATCCGCTTGCGGCCGATCCTGATGACGACGGGCGCCATGGTTCTCGGCGTCGTGCCGCTGATACTGGCGACCGGAGCGGGAGCTGTCGCCCGCTTCAACATGGGCCTGGTGATCGCCGCCGGTCTTGCCATTGGAACGCTGTTCACGCTCTTCGTCGTGCCCGCGGTCTATATGCTGCTCGCAGCCGATCATCACAAGAAGGATGCGCCGGAAACAGAAGCAGAGCCGGCCCCCACGCATTGA
- a CDS encoding metallophosphoesterase family protein — MTKTILAFFTDTHLGQKLVTKTEIAGDKMGYEETPQEHEHHLRLILDDIARKGISRVVFGGDIGTAHSVGSFFELLRAYAFDVSLILGNHDTYGNVAPDYDMGGSTVAGKLCYSQQDPHLKRIFLDTCDNAVGDGQSKWLARELKGVKRAAIFLHHPILPLDTPIDRTGAALRDRDEVRSLLIGMDCRISLFCGHYHMIDEAREANIRQYVSPAVSYQIVKHSERLEADTGTFGYRILEMDEEEIKTQVVLFSKT; from the coding sequence TTTTCACCGACACCCATCTCGGCCAGAAGCTGGTCACCAAGACCGAAATTGCCGGCGACAAAATGGGCTATGAAGAGACGCCGCAAGAGCACGAGCACCACCTGCGCCTGATCCTCGACGACATCGCCCGCAAGGGCATTTCCAGGGTCGTCTTCGGCGGCGATATCGGCACCGCACATTCGGTCGGCAGCTTTTTCGAACTCCTGCGCGCTTATGCCTTCGATGTGTCGCTCATCCTCGGCAATCACGATACTTACGGCAATGTCGCGCCGGACTACGACATGGGCGGCAGTACCGTGGCAGGGAAACTGTGCTACTCGCAGCAAGATCCGCATTTGAAACGGATTTTCCTCGATACGTGCGACAACGCCGTCGGCGACGGCCAGAGCAAGTGGCTCGCCCGCGAACTCAAGGGTGTGAAGCGGGCCGCGATCTTTCTGCATCATCCGATCCTGCCGCTCGACACGCCGATAGATAGAACCGGAGCAGCCCTGCGCGATCGGGACGAGGTCAGATCGCTTCTGATCGGCATGGATTGCCGGATATCCCTGTTCTGCGGTCACTACCACATGATCGACGAAGCCCGGGAGGCAAACATCAGACAATATGTCTCGCCAGCGGTCTCCTATCAGATCGTCAAGCATTCCGAACGTCTCGAGGCCGATACGGGGACATTCGGCTATCGTATTCTAGAGATGGACGAAGAAGAGATCAAAACGCAGGTCGTCTTGTTTTCAAAGACCTAA
- a CDS encoding AAA family ATPase, whose product MLVNISGWPGVGKLTTGRELQAILGGKLLDNHTILNVGRALAEGGTAEYYDLVRAVRSLAFAAILKLPSDLPVILTSVVARGGSSGFLEENWQAIIDLAQARNCPLFSVTLTCSPIENARRIVSEDRGNRGKSRKAEILNKLVVERSLFDDGTTHRTTIDNTASSPPGDCATYSRLD is encoded by the coding sequence ATGCTAGTCAACATAAGCGGGTGGCCGGGCGTTGGTAAGTTGACGACTGGGCGCGAGTTGCAGGCAATCCTGGGCGGAAAGCTACTCGACAACCACACTATTTTGAATGTCGGGCGCGCTTTGGCCGAAGGCGGGACAGCAGAATATTACGATTTGGTCCGCGCCGTCAGATCTCTCGCCTTCGCGGCAATTTTGAAACTGCCGTCAGATCTGCCCGTCATTTTGACAAGCGTTGTTGCCCGCGGAGGATCAAGCGGATTTCTTGAGGAAAATTGGCAAGCGATCATCGATCTCGCGCAAGCGCGAAATTGCCCGCTCTTCTCCGTTACGCTGACGTGCTCACCCATCGAGAATGCTCGCCGCATCGTCAGCGAAGATCGCGGCAACCGCGGAAAAAGTCGAAAGGCAGAGATCTTAAATAAGCTTGTCGTCGAGCGCTCGCTTTTCGACGATGGAACAACACATAGAACGACCATCGATAACACAGCCTCATCTCCCCCGGGAGACTGCGCAACGTATTCAAGACTGGATTAA
- a CDS encoding ABC transporter ATP-binding protein yields the protein MSIKADNITWKIGAKTVLDGVTFEAPAGKMLGLLGPNGSGKTSLLRLLAGLKRPNSGRITLEWKDLQRMSRRSIARRVAFVEQHSTTNANLKVIDVVKLGRFPHRSMFSGWTSADDEAVEDALARAGMREKRNDRWQSLSGGEKQRAHIARALAQAPKELILDEPTNHLDIQHQISLMRLVAGLPVTSIIALHDLNHAAMFCDELIVMQQGRIVASGTPEAVLTEDLLRNVFAVEARVEASPHHSRPHIHYLR from the coding sequence ATGAGCATCAAGGCCGACAACATCACCTGGAAAATCGGCGCGAAGACCGTCCTCGACGGCGTCACCTTCGAGGCGCCCGCAGGCAAGATGCTCGGCCTGCTTGGACCGAACGGCTCCGGCAAGACCTCGCTCCTGCGTCTGCTTGCCGGATTGAAACGGCCGAATTCCGGTCGCATCACGCTCGAATGGAAGGATCTGCAGCGGATGTCCCGCCGTTCGATCGCAAGGCGCGTCGCCTTCGTCGAGCAGCACAGCACCACCAACGCCAATCTCAAGGTCATCGATGTCGTAAAGCTCGGCCGGTTTCCGCATCGCTCGATGTTTTCCGGCTGGACGTCGGCAGATGACGAGGCGGTCGAAGATGCTCTCGCACGCGCCGGCATGAGAGAGAAACGCAACGACCGATGGCAGAGCCTGTCGGGTGGCGAAAAGCAGCGCGCCCACATCGCACGCGCCTTGGCACAGGCGCCGAAGGAACTGATCCTCGACGAGCCGACCAACCATCTCGATATCCAGCATCAGATCAGCCTGATGCGGCTGGTTGCCGGCCTGCCGGTCACCAGCATCATCGCTCTTCACGATCTCAATCATGCCGCCATGTTCTGCGATGAATTGATTGTCATGCAGCAAGGCAGGATAGTCGCCTCCGGCACCCCGGAAGCCGTGCTGACCGAAGATCTGCTGAGAAACGTCTTTGCTGTCGAGGCAAGGGTCGAAGCCTCTCCTCACCACTCCCGGCCGCATATTCACTATCTGCGATGA
- a CDS encoding autotransporter outer membrane beta-barrel domain-containing protein — MKGTSMEVCGGVVYAVNTTFSVFATADYRFDVSGEHQRTFQGNVGLRVKW; from the coding sequence ATGAAGGGCACCTCGATGGAGGTTTGCGGCGGCGTGGTCTATGCCGTCAACACAACCTTCAGCGTCTTTGCGACGGCGGACTATCGGTTCGATGTCAGCGGCGAACATCAGCGAACGTTCCAGGGCAATGTCGGACTGCGAGTGAAGTGGTAA
- a CDS encoding efflux RND transporter periplasmic adaptor subunit codes for MIIMLIIIGLILGGIFGFQAFKNRMIAAYLANLKSPPQTVSTITAAMSPWQTTLQSIGSFNAVEGANLSAQVQGIVQKIGFEDGQDVKKGDLIVQLLADQQIATLEQYKATMANAQIAYDRDSRLIKANTIAQSQVDSDLATWKAAQAQVASQQALIDQYSIRAPFDGHLGIRLVSLGQYLSAGTAVVTLQSLDPIQFDFSMPQQALSQLKVGQAVTATVDAYGNQTFDGKITAISPLVDTQSRNITIRATFPNPDRKLLPGMFGNITVVVGEPKEYISLPQTAVTINPYGNVVYVVTDKGNGADGKPQLVANQKFVSTGQARGDQISVTKGLNAGEVVVTSGQLKLNNGSPVIINNEVQPSNDPNANPANPN; via the coding sequence ATGATAATCATGCTGATCATCATAGGCCTGATCCTTGGCGGGATCTTCGGCTTCCAGGCATTCAAGAACCGCATGATTGCGGCCTATCTGGCTAATCTCAAGTCGCCACCGCAGACAGTCTCGACAATCACCGCGGCGATGAGCCCGTGGCAGACGACACTGCAGTCGATCGGCAGCTTCAATGCCGTCGAAGGCGCCAATCTTTCGGCGCAGGTCCAGGGCATCGTCCAGAAGATCGGCTTCGAGGATGGCCAGGACGTCAAGAAGGGCGATCTCATCGTGCAGCTGCTTGCCGATCAGCAGATCGCGACGCTGGAACAATACAAGGCGACGATGGCCAATGCGCAGATCGCTTATGATCGCGATTCCAGGCTGATCAAGGCGAACACCATCGCACAAAGCCAGGTCGATAGCGATCTGGCGACATGGAAGGCGGCGCAGGCGCAGGTCGCGTCGCAGCAAGCGTTGATCGATCAATATTCGATCCGCGCGCCCTTCGATGGCCATCTGGGCATCAGGCTGGTCAGCCTCGGCCAGTATCTATCGGCGGGAACCGCCGTGGTGACCTTGCAGTCGCTCGATCCGATCCAGTTCGATTTTTCGATGCCGCAACAGGCTCTGTCGCAGCTGAAGGTCGGCCAAGCGGTGACGGCGACGGTCGATGCCTACGGCAACCAGACGTTCGACGGCAAGATCACCGCGATCAGCCCGCTCGTCGATACCCAGAGCCGCAACATCACCATCCGGGCAACCTTCCCCAATCCTGACCGCAAGCTGTTGCCCGGCATGTTCGGCAACATAACGGTGGTGGTCGGGGAGCCGAAGGAATATATCTCCCTGCCGCAGACAGCCGTCACCATCAACCCTTACGGCAACGTCGTCTATGTGGTGACCGACAAGGGCAATGGCGCGGATGGCAAGCCGCAGCTAGTCGCCAATCAGAAGTTCGTCAGCACGGGACAGGCCCGGGGCGACCAGATCTCGGTGACCAAAGGGTTGAACGCGGGCGAAGTGGTGGTGACCTCCGGCCAGCTGAAACTCAATAACGGCTCACCTGTCATCATCAACAATGAGGTGCAGCCGTCGAACGATCCTAATGCGAACCCGGCAAATCCCAACTGA
- a CDS encoding VOC family protein, which translates to MAKNAICLWYDKDAEAAAQFYVETFPDSAMGAVIRAPGNYPEGKQGDVLVVEFTVAGVSCVGLNGGPVFKHNEAFSFQIYTEDQAETDRYWNAIVGNGGQESECGWCKDKWGVSWQITPRILMEALREGGDQAKRAFDAMMTMKKIDVAAIDAARRG; encoded by the coding sequence ATGGCAAAGAATGCGATTTGCTTGTGGTACGACAAGGATGCAGAGGCCGCCGCCCAGTTTTACGTCGAGACTTTTCCAGATAGCGCCATGGGCGCCGTCATCCGCGCGCCGGGAAACTATCCGGAGGGCAAGCAGGGCGATGTGCTGGTCGTCGAGTTTACGGTCGCGGGTGTTTCCTGCGTCGGCTTGAATGGCGGCCCGGTGTTCAAGCACAATGAAGCCTTTTCGTTTCAGATCTATACCGAAGATCAGGCAGAGACGGATCGCTATTGGAACGCCATTGTCGGTAATGGCGGCCAGGAAAGCGAATGCGGCTGGTGCAAGGACAAATGGGGTGTCTCCTGGCAGATCACGCCGCGTATTCTGATGGAAGCGCTTCGCGAGGGCGGCGATCAGGCCAAGCGCGCTTTCGATGCGATGATGACCATGAAGAAGATCGATGTGGCGGCGATCGACGCGGCCCGGCGTGGCTGA
- a CDS encoding GNAT family N-acetyltransferase, whose translation MRNTGSQIETSRLLFRPSLLSDTPALFEFLGDQQAMRHTHVDATPAACRRRIAVHEWRRRRDGYAPWTVIRKDDAKIIGWGGLYDDPFEPDWGCEIGYFFHRDAWGCGYASELVTTALQLADRELQIREVRAFAHPENAASRKILETAGFRMIRFVPEMNRLLLSRPRREDDTANRSR comes from the coding sequence ATGAGGAACACCGGATCGCAGATCGAAACGTCAAGACTGCTGTTCCGCCCTTCGCTTCTGTCCGATACCCCCGCCCTGTTCGAATTTCTCGGCGACCAGCAAGCCATGAGGCACACTCATGTGGACGCGACACCTGCCGCCTGCCGTCGCAGGATCGCCGTTCATGAATGGCGGCGTCGACGCGACGGATATGCACCCTGGACGGTGATCAGGAAGGATGATGCAAAAATCATCGGCTGGGGCGGCCTATACGACGATCCGTTTGAACCAGACTGGGGATGCGAAATCGGATATTTTTTCCATCGAGATGCCTGGGGATGCGGATATGCATCGGAATTGGTCACGACGGCGTTGCAGCTGGCAGACCGGGAACTGCAGATTCGAGAGGTCCGCGCCTTTGCCCATCCTGAAAATGCAGCCTCAAGGAAAATCTTGGAGACCGCAGGCTTCAGAATGATTCGCTTCGTTCCGGAGATGAACCGCCTTCTCCTTTCCAGACCCAGACGCGAAGATGACACGGCCAACCGGAGCCGATGA
- a CDS encoding FecCD family ABC transporter permease: MTDTYRTLRQLAIIGLLLFASLAAIGLTIGVSVGIGDLPIPLSTTFYAITNRLGWTGIELNRIHETVIWDYRLSRALVAAFCGAGLALSGAIMQSLLRNPLAEPYVLGISAGASTGAVAIVILNIGAGAVSLSAGAFAGAFAAFFFVALLSNGTRGGADRTILAGVAASQLFNAATSYIVTTSGNAQQARDVMFWLLGSFGGVRWPEFVLVATIVGFGLAVCLLYARVLDAFAFGDEAASSLGVNVGQARIWLFALTAMMTATIVSMVGSIGFVGLVVPHAARFFVGPLHIRLLPACAIVGAIFMVLADIASRALIPQQVLPIGVVTALVGVPFFSIILYRFQRAS, translated from the coding sequence GTGACCGACACATATCGAACCCTGAGGCAGCTCGCCATCATCGGCCTGCTGCTTTTTGCCTCTCTCGCGGCGATCGGCCTGACGATCGGTGTCAGCGTCGGCATCGGCGACCTGCCGATCCCGCTTTCGACGACCTTCTACGCCATCACCAACAGGCTGGGATGGACGGGGATCGAACTTAACCGCATCCACGAAACGGTGATCTGGGACTATCGCCTCAGCCGGGCGCTCGTGGCCGCTTTCTGCGGAGCGGGCCTGGCGCTCTCAGGCGCGATCATGCAGTCGCTCCTTCGCAACCCGCTTGCCGAACCCTATGTGCTCGGCATCTCGGCGGGCGCTTCGACCGGCGCGGTCGCCATCGTCATACTCAACATCGGTGCCGGAGCGGTTTCCCTTTCGGCTGGTGCCTTTGCCGGCGCGTTCGCGGCCTTCTTCTTTGTCGCTTTGCTTTCGAACGGCACGCGAGGCGGCGCCGACCGCACGATCCTTGCCGGTGTCGCCGCCTCCCAGCTATTCAATGCTGCGACATCCTATATCGTGACGACATCGGGAAACGCGCAGCAGGCGCGGGATGTTATGTTCTGGCTGCTCGGCAGTTTCGGTGGCGTCCGCTGGCCAGAATTCGTGCTGGTTGCGACCATTGTCGGTTTCGGACTCGCGGTCTGTCTGCTCTATGCGCGCGTGCTCGACGCGTTCGCCTTTGGTGATGAGGCCGCCTCGTCTCTCGGCGTCAATGTCGGGCAGGCGCGGATCTGGCTCTTCGCGCTGACTGCGATGATGACTGCGACGATCGTCAGCATGGTGGGATCGATCGGCTTCGTCGGTCTCGTCGTGCCGCATGCGGCCCGCTTCTTCGTCGGCCCGCTGCATATTCGGCTGCTGCCGGCCTGCGCCATTGTCGGAGCGATCTTCATGGTGCTGGCGGATATCGCCTCGCGCGCCCTCATCCCTCAGCAGGTTCTGCCGATCGGAGTGGTCACAGCGCTGGTAGGCGTTCCCTTCTTCTCCATCATTCTCTACCGGTTCCAGCGCGCATCATGA